Proteins encoded within one genomic window of Brassica rapa cultivar Chiifu-401-42 chromosome A09, CAAS_Brap_v3.01, whole genome shotgun sequence:
- the LOC103838120 gene encoding uncharacterized protein LOC103838120, which yields MDVLEVSLQAKLMGSEGCGGVRVSSNKTADNNNNNCDKTRVEIERSISKKGGGSSSGVSDPSQWRKLMHSHDFVHDRLTKLRVESSSEPQNGYLPMASPESAESSRKRGKLSRSSSSNLTSKRSRLILLDDTVRDNDSKELCGQGSTLSDKPLAVKQRSSCNGRRSDKRTPKVLTRTFSTVNTATGENAFFGAYGLKPDINDVTKLVEDLSLNKLLEGSYECPPLGKDKMKKLDKTNNDTLLSVVRNVWSVLPTRRPVQSQISAELDACISSRSLESPSSISATVNGENSVKVNALDGDLSSSSKDHCVNPEFPSSPLNFPLCESGDVLKRLGLPSPKDLDSLLQDASKPSQNSKNMSDQQRSAKQLPIRGGLPHFPWSQAYNASSRTNSEAAKLLTGKTLCQGRWLRIAETTMSSHESITNHFANLDSLTFNQSLVLPVQKQTGAGTKTTSCQCTEASVSTFQKASCVPTEAEGSRDVQDDARSCPQLLAAAQTLCDFAVQSGNHNNNPNGILRWPTKLSQKSMKARKSKLIETPLERHGTTESSSSLHLISSSKKNNHVRKDSAALHNHHDRHHLPKPSKRLKLSTMENKKVSFPSSSASAIESDRKHSSSSKFKNHSRMMMPPPPPPTRTLQKSSTYPHKARRFPGIG from the exons ATGGACGTTTTGGAGGTTTCGTTGCAGGCTAAGCTTATGGGATCCGAAGGGTGCGGCGGAGTTAGGGTTTCGTCGAATAAAACAgcagacaacaacaacaacaactgtGACAAGACTCGTGTCGAGATTGAGCGTTCAATTAGTAAGAAAG GAGGAGGGAGTAGCAGTGGGGTATCAGATCCGTCTCAATGGCGGAAGTTAATGCACTCGCACGACTTTGTACATGATAGGCTTACCAAACTCCGAGTTGAGAGTTCTTCCGAGCCTCAGAACGGGTATCTACCTATGGCCAGTCCTGAAAGTGCGGAGTCTTCTAGGAAAAGAGGAAAGCTTTCGAGAAGTAGTAGTAGTAACCTTACTTCCAAAAGGTCTAGATTGATTCTTTTAGATGACACTGTCAGAGATAATGACTCCAAGGAGTTATGTGGACAAGGATCTACTCTCTCAG ATAAACCCTTAGCAGTGAAGCAAAGAAGCAGCTGTAATGGCAGGCGAAGTGATAAGAGGACTCCAAAAGTTCTCACTAGAACTTTTTCAACCGTCAATACAGCCACTGGCGAGAATGCTTTTTTTG GTGCCTATGGCTTGAAGCCTGATATAAATGATGTTACCAAACTCGTTGAAGATTTGTCACTGAACAAGCTTCTTGAAGGCTCTTATGAGTGTCCTCCTTTGGGCAAAGACAAAATGAAGAAACTTGACAAGACTAATAATGACACTTTGCTGAGTGTAGTCAGAAATGTTTGGTCTGTTCTTCCAACTAGAAGGCCTGttcaatcacaaatctctgCTGAATTGGACGCTTGCATCAGCAGCAGATCTCTGGAGTCGCCTAGCTCTATCTCTGCCACAGTAAATGGTGAAAACAGCGTTAAAGTAAATGCTCTTGATGGAGATCTATCCTCATCTTCTAAG GATCATTGTGTCAATCCTGAGTTTCCTTCCTCACCACTTAATTTTCCATTATGCGAGTCTGGCGATGTATTGAAAAGATTAGGGCTTCCTTCGCCGAAAGATTTAGACTCTCTACTCCAAGACGCTTCAAAACCTTCTCAGAACTCTAAGAACATGTCAGATCAGCAGCGTTCAGCTAAACAACTACCTATACGTGGCGGATTGCCACATTTCCCTTGGTCACAGGCTTATAATGCGAGCTCTAGAACCAACTCGGAAGCTGCAAAGCTTCTTACCGGCAAAACGCTTTGTCAAGGACGATGGCTAAGAATAGCGGAGACTACTATGAGCTCTCACGAGAGTATAACAAATCATTTCGCAAATTTGGATTCACTCACTTTCAACCAAAGCTTAGTCCTTCCAGTACAGAAGCAAACCGGTGCTGGAACTAAGACCACTTCGTGCCAGTGCACAGAAGCATCTGTGTCTACCTTTCAAAAAGCGTCATGTGTTCCTACAG AAGCAGAGGGCTCGCGAGATGTTCAAGACGATG CTCGATCCTGTCCTCAGCTACTAGCAGCTGCTCAAACGCTTTGTGACTTTGCAGTCCAATCCGGAAACCACAACAACAACCCAAACGGAATCCTCAGGTGGCCAACGAAGCTTTCTCAGAAGTCAATGAAGGCCCGCAAATCCAAACTAATAGAAACGCCTCTTGAAAGGCACGGAACAACTGAGTCATCCTCCTCCTTACATCTTATCTCAAGCAGCAAGAAGAACAACCACGTGAGAAAAGATTCAGCAGCGCTGCATAATCATCATGATCGCCACCATCTTCCTAAGCCCTCAAAGAGACTGAAACTATCGACAATGGAGaacaagaaagtatcattcccAAGCTCATCAGCATCCGCAATAGAGTCAGATAGAAAACATTCATCTTCAAGCAAGTTCAAGAATCATTCCCGTATGATGATGCCGCCGCCTCCACCACCAACGAGAACACTCCAAAAGTCTTCCACTTATCCTCATAAGGCTCGGAGGTTTCCAGGAATCGGTTGA